A stretch of the Flavobacterium aquiphilum genome encodes the following:
- a CDS encoding O-acetylhomoserine aminocarboxypropyltransferase/cysteine synthase family protein, giving the protein MSTQKFATNALHAGHDVSKNGGTRAVPIYQTTSYVFNNSEHAAKLFGLAEAGFIYTRLNNPTNDILEQRLAALEGGIGAVVTASGTSAITTALLVLLKAGDHIVASNSLYGGTYNLLKVTLPRLGITTTFVDPTDPENFAKAVKENTRAFFVESLGNPKLDVLDLHAISEKAKAHKVPFIVDNTVASPYLLNPIEYGADIVIHSLTKYISGNGTSLGGVIIDAGKFDWSNGKFPEFTEPSAGYHGLVYHEALGNAAFIAKARVEGLRDFGAALSPFNAFQIIQGLETLEIRIKRHSENALALAQWLEIQDEVAWVNYPGLKTSKHYVIAQKYLPKGQSGVVTFGLKAGFDAAKKVADNTKLFSLLANIGDTKSLIIHPASTTHQQLSDEEQISTGVTKDLIRLSVGLEDIEDLKADLKAVFETIKNPHLV; this is encoded by the coding sequence ATGAGCACACAAAAATTCGCAACAAACGCTTTACATGCAGGACACGATGTATCAAAAAACGGTGGAACTAGAGCCGTACCTATCTATCAAACCACTTCGTATGTATTTAATAATTCAGAACATGCCGCCAAATTATTTGGGTTAGCCGAAGCTGGATTTATCTATACGAGATTAAATAATCCGACCAATGATATTTTGGAACAACGATTGGCAGCTCTGGAAGGAGGAATCGGAGCGGTGGTTACCGCTTCAGGGACATCGGCAATTACAACGGCTTTATTGGTGTTGTTAAAAGCTGGTGACCATATCGTGGCATCAAACAGTTTGTATGGCGGAACTTATAATTTGTTAAAAGTTACACTGCCAAGGTTAGGGATTACAACCACATTTGTTGACCCAACCGATCCTGAAAATTTTGCTAAAGCCGTTAAAGAAAATACGAGAGCTTTTTTTGTCGAAAGTTTAGGGAACCCAAAATTGGACGTGCTGGATCTTCATGCAATTTCGGAAAAAGCCAAAGCCCACAAAGTTCCTTTTATTGTTGACAATACGGTGGCTTCCCCTTATTTATTGAATCCGATTGAGTACGGAGCAGATATTGTTATCCATTCCTTGACGAAATATATTTCCGGAAACGGAACCTCGCTCGGAGGTGTAATTATCGATGCCGGAAAATTCGATTGGAGCAACGGAAAATTCCCTGAATTTACGGAGCCTTCGGCAGGGTATCATGGCTTGGTTTATCATGAAGCCTTGGGTAATGCCGCTTTCATTGCAAAAGCGCGCGTCGAGGGATTAAGAGATTTTGGGGCTGCTTTGAGTCCGTTTAATGCTTTTCAAATTATTCAAGGTTTAGAAACATTGGAAATTCGTATCAAAAGACATAGCGAAAATGCTTTGGCGTTAGCGCAATGGCTAGAAATTCAAGACGAAGTGGCATGGGTGAACTATCCGGGATTGAAAACAAGCAAACATTACGTAATAGCTCAAAAATATTTGCCTAAAGGACAAAGCGGTGTGGTGACTTTTGGATTAAAAGCAGGTTTTGATGCCGCCAAAAAAGTTGCCGATAACACTAAGTTGTTTTCTTTATTGGCCAATATTGGAGACACAAAATCCTTGATTATACATCCGGCAAGTACCACGCATCAACAGTTGTCAGATGAGGAGCAAATTTCAACAGGAGTAACCAAAGATTTAATTCGACTTTCAGTAGGGTTAGAAGATATTGAGGATTTAAAAGCGGATCTAAAAGCAGTTTTTGAAACCATTAAAAATCCTCATTTAGTATAA
- the metK gene encoding methionine adenosyltransferase — protein sequence MAYLFTSESVSEGHPDKVADQISDALIDNFLAFDADSKVACETLVTTGQVILAGEVKSNTYLDVQQIAREVIRKIGYTKSEYMFEANSCGILSAIHEQSADINQGVDRASKEEQGAGDQGMMFGYATNETESYMPLALDLSHKLLQELAILRRENKEITYLRPDAKSQVTLEYSDDNKPTRIDAIVISTQHDDFDEETAMLAKIKKNIIEILIPRIIAKNPENAHLFNDKIQYHINPTGKFVIGGPHGDTGLTGRKIIVDTYGGKGAHGGGAFSGKDPSKVDRSAAYATRHIAKNLVAAGVADEILVQVSYAIGVAKPMGIFIDTFGTSKVNLTNGEIAKKVEAIFDMRPYFIEQRLKLRNPIYSETAAYGHMGRTPETVTKTFSAPGGLTKTVTVELFTWEKLDFVDQIKTAFGL from the coding sequence ATGGCTTATTTATTTACGTCAGAATCTGTAAGTGAGGGACACCCGGACAAAGTTGCAGATCAAATTTCGGATGCTTTAATCGATAACTTTTTGGCATTTGATGCTGACTCAAAAGTAGCTTGTGAAACTTTGGTAACCACAGGTCAAGTAATTTTGGCGGGGGAAGTAAAGTCAAATACCTACTTAGATGTACAACAAATTGCTCGCGAAGTAATTCGTAAAATTGGATATACAAAAAGTGAATATATGTTTGAAGCCAATTCCTGCGGCATTCTTTCAGCTATTCACGAACAATCTGCAGACATCAACCAAGGTGTTGACAGAGCTAGTAAAGAAGAGCAAGGTGCCGGAGACCAAGGAATGATGTTTGGTTATGCAACGAATGAAACTGAAAGTTACATGCCATTGGCTCTTGATTTATCACACAAATTATTGCAGGAATTAGCGATTTTGCGTCGTGAAAACAAAGAAATCACTTATTTAAGACCTGATGCAAAATCTCAGGTTACTTTGGAATACAGCGATGACAACAAACCAACACGTATTGATGCTATCGTAATTTCGACTCAACATGATGATTTTGACGAAGAGACTGCCATGCTTGCTAAAATCAAAAAAAATATCATCGAAATATTAATTCCAAGAATCATTGCAAAAAATCCTGAGAACGCTCATTTATTCAATGACAAAATTCAATACCACATCAATCCTACCGGGAAATTCGTAATTGGTGGTCCTCATGGAGATACTGGATTGACAGGAAGAAAAATCATTGTTGACACATATGGTGGAAAAGGAGCTCATGGTGGTGGTGCTTTCTCTGGAAAAGATCCAAGTAAAGTAGATAGAAGTGCCGCTTATGCAACACGTCATATCGCCAAAAACCTTGTTGCTGCAGGTGTTGCTGATGAGATTTTGGTACAAGTATCTTACGCAATTGGAGTAGCAAAACCAATGGGTATCTTTATCGATACTTTTGGTACTTCAAAAGTAAATTTAACTAATGGTGAGATCGCTAAAAAAGTAGAAGCTATTTTTGATATGCGTCCTTACTTCATCGAGCAACGTTTAAAATTAAGAAACCCAATCTATAGCGAAACTGCTGCTTACGGTCACATGGGACGTACTCCGGAAACCGTAACAAAAACATTCTCTGCTCCGGGTGGATTGACAAAAACTGTTACCGTTGAGTTATTCACTTGGGAGAAATTGGACTTTGTAGATCAAATTAAAACAGCTTTTGGACTATAA
- a CDS encoding alpha/beta fold hydrolase: MENLQKIDLFNFDLEIGKQKAYLPLFYQVFGQPLGSAPIVVVNHSLTGNSNVAAKNGWWSGIVGDKKVVDIDYFTVIAFNIPGNGFDGNLDNLIDNYKDYSIRDIARIFWEGLFYLKVQHVYAIIGGSLGGAITWEMAALHPDKIDNLIPIATDWKATDWVIANVLIQDQILNHSDDPIVDARLHATLLYRTPEYVNQRFRRSKLDELSVLQIENWLLDHGVKLKNRYRLAAYKLMNHLLKTNDITRNRPDFLTVTNAIDANIHLITVDTDYLFIAEETRKTYRELLGRKQNVFYHQIQSIHGHDAYLIEFNQLSDILRPIFNLHKEQNYVSA, translated from the coding sequence ATGGAAAATTTACAAAAAATAGATCTCTTTAATTTTGATTTGGAAATAGGAAAACAGAAGGCTTATCTCCCCTTGTTTTATCAGGTTTTTGGGCAGCCGCTAGGCAGTGCGCCAATTGTGGTGGTGAATCATTCATTGACAGGAAATTCTAATGTTGCCGCAAAAAATGGTTGGTGGAGCGGAATTGTGGGAGACAAAAAAGTCGTGGATATCGATTATTTTACGGTTATCGCCTTTAATATTCCCGGAAATGGATTTGATGGGAATTTGGATAATTTGATTGATAATTATAAGGATTATAGCATTCGTGACATCGCCCGTATCTTTTGGGAAGGGTTGTTTTATTTAAAAGTGCAGCATGTTTATGCAATAATTGGAGGAAGTTTAGGCGGTGCAATAACATGGGAAATGGCTGCTTTACATCCTGATAAAATTGACAATTTGATTCCAATTGCTACTGATTGGAAAGCAACTGATTGGGTTATTGCCAATGTTTTGATTCAGGATCAAATTTTAAATCATTCGGATGATCCAATTGTAGATGCCCGTTTGCACGCTACTTTATTGTATAGAACACCAGAATATGTGAACCAAAGATTCCGAAGAAGTAAATTGGATGAATTGTCGGTGTTGCAGATAGAAAATTGGTTGTTGGATCATGGGGTTAAATTAAAAAACAGATATCGTCTTGCGGCCTATAAGTTGATGAACCATTTGCTGAAAACAAATGATATAACTAGAAACAGACCCGATTTTCTGACGGTGACAAATGCTATTGATGCCAACATTCATCTAATTACCGTCGATACGGATTATTTGTTTATTGCCGAAGAAACCCGAAAAACCTACAGGGAGTTGTTGGGGAGGAAACAAAATGTGTTTTATCACCAAATCCAGTCCATTCACGGTCACGACGCTTATTTGATAGAGTTCAATCAATTGTCCGATATTTTGAGACCAATTTTTAACCTTCATAAAGAGCAAAACTATGTCAGTGCATAA